GGCGCAAACTGGCGCTATGATGGCGCCCCTTCCTCCCCCTCATTGCGGTGCACCCCATGGATTTGCAAACTTGGCTGGCTTTTTTTGCGGCGTCTTGTCTGATTGCGGTGTCGCCGGGCTCTGGTGCGGTGTTGTCGATGAGCCATGGCCTGTCGTTCGGCGTGCGCAAGACCAGCGCCACCATTTTGGGCCTGCAGTTGGGCTTGCTGCTGATTTTGCTGATCGCCGGGGCGGGCGTGGGCTCGCTGCTGCTGGCGTCTGAGGTGGCCTTCAGCGTGGTGAAGGTGGGCGGCGCCTGCTACCTGATCTGGGTGGGCCTGAGCCAGTGGCGCGCGGGCGACCGCTCGCCCATCCACGGCGACGAGGCCGCACCCGCAGGCCCCTGGACCAAGCGCTGCCTGACCGGCTTTTTGACCAACGCCACCAACCCCAAGGGCATCATCTTCATGGTGGCCGTGCTGCCCCAGTTCATGACCGACACGCGCCCGTTGTGGACGCAGCTGCTGGTGATGGCCGTGACCACCATGGCCGTGGACGTGGTGGTGATGCACGGCTACGCTGCCGGGGCCAGCGCGCTGCGCCGCCTCATGCGCAGCGCCCGCGCCGTGCGTGTGCAAAATCGGGTGTTTGGCGGCCTGCTGATGGCTGTGGGCGCAGGGCTGTTCTTCGTCAAGCGCGGCGGGCAGCACGCCTGAGGCCTGGGAGGCCCCTGTCATCAGTGGCTTGGGTGTACTTTTGCTATTGATTTGGTAGCTGCTAGCGCTTATCAATCAAGCGCTGGTATCGAATTTATCTGTTGTTTTGCGCGTCCCGTCACAAGGAGATCGATATGCCAGTGGTTGTTGTTGCCAATCCCAAGGGCGGTGTGGGCAAGTCCACCCTCTCGACCAACGTGGCGGGTTACTACGCCAGCCGGGGGCACCCGGTCGTGCTGGGGGACATTGACCCGCAAAAATCTGGCCACCTGTGGCTGAGCCTGCGCCCCGCCAACGTGGCCGCCATTGGCCGCTGGGATACCGATGCCGACGCCCTGGCCAAGCCGCCCAAGGGAGCTACCCATGCGGTGCTGGACACGCCAGCTGGCCTGCACGGCAGCGCCCTCAAAGACGTGCTGAAGATCGCTGACAAGGTCATCGTGCCGCTGCAGCCCAGCATTTTTGACATCTACGCCACCCAGGCGTTTCTGGACAAGCTGCGCGAGCACCGCCATGCAGCGGGTGTGCAGGTGGGCATTGTGGGCATGCGGATTGACGAGCGCACCCGCTCGGCCGAGCAACTGCACCACTTTGTGGAGGGCCTGGGCCTGCCGGTGCTGGGCTATGTGCGCGACACCCAAAACTATGTGCATCTGGCCGCCCAGGGGCTGACGGTTTTTGACGTGGGCAGCACCACCCGTGTGGCGCGCGACCTGGAGCAGTGGCAGGGCATTTGCAGCTGGCTGGACGCCTGATGGAGGTTGGAGCGCTGAACAGGGGGCAGGCCAGCCCTGCATTCCTGTCGCGCGGCAGACAAGGGCTGTAGAAGGCCAGCGCTACATTGGGGCGATGAAAATCTTTCGCTCTTACACCGAAGTCAGCGCTTGCGTGGGCCAGGAAGTGGCCGTGACCGACTGGATCACCATCACGCAAGAGCAGGTCAACCTGTTCGCCCAGGCCACGGGCGACCACCAGTGGATCCATGTGGACCCTGAGCGCGCCAAGGCGGGGCCGTTTGGCGCACCGATTGCCCATGGCTTTCTCACGCTGTCGTTGATTCCGACATTTTTTGAGCAGGGCCTCACCATCGAAGGCGCCCGCATGGGCGTGAACTACGGGCTCAACCGCGTGCGCTTTACGGCACCCGTGCCGGTAGGCAGCCGCCTGCGGGCCCGCTTGGTGCTGCAGGCAGCCGAGCGCATTGAGCCCGATGGCATGCAGATGACTTGGTTGGTGACGGTGGAGCGTGAGGGCAGCGACAAGCCTGTGTGCGTGGCCGAATCGCTGGCGCGCAACTACGGCGCAGCGCCTTGAGTCTTGGCGGCTGGGCCGCTGAGCAGTTCATCCGTTAATCCGTTGAGCGTTGGCCTGCAGGCCAAGGCCGCAGCGCTCGCTTACACAGCAAAAAAGGCCTGCCGGGCAACCCGGGCAGGCCTTTTTGACGCTGGTGCAGTGGCGTGGACCGTTTGTGGGCAGATGCTGCGCCGGTCCTCGACTGCGTTGGCGTTGTGCGGGCGCTTATTCGGCGCTGGAGGTACGGCCCGCCTTGGCTGCGGCCATGGCGTCGTTGCGTGCATCGGTGCGGGCCAATGCAGAGCCGTTGACGTTCAGCGGCGCAGGCACGTTGTACCACTCGGAGTCTTGGGGCAGGGTGCCTGCAGCGCGGGCAGCCACCAGCTCAGCCACCACGGCTTCGCGGGTCAGGGTGCTGCCGGACTGGGCGCTCAGGGGGTAGTTGTTCCAGTCGCCATCGCGGGGCAAAGCCGAGTCGGCTTGTGCTGCAAAGGCGCTCAGGGCGAGGGTGACGGCGGCGAGGGTGCGGTACGTGTTCATGAGGATTCCTTCAAAAGTTGGGCTTTTCTCCAGACCCACTCCGATGCACAGTGCGCCGGTGGGGCCTGCCTCGGTGAGTGTCCGTAGCGGTGTCGCTCATCGATGGGGTGAACTTTATCTAGGGTTATCCCTTTGAAAAATAGCATCCTTGGCAATGAATAATTCGCAAAACAGAAATAATCCAACCTTTGGCTAAAACATAATTTCCCAAATGGATAGGCTTCTGACCATGCGTGTTTTCCAGGCCGTTGTGGACGAAGGCGGCTTTGCCGCTGCCGCACGGTGGCTTGAACTGTCGCCCCCGGTGGTGACGCGGCTGGTGGCTGACCTGGAGCAGCACCTTGGCACGCGGCTGCTGCAGCGCACCACGCGCAAGCTGGCCCTGACCGAGGCGGGCGACGCCT
This Acidovorax sp. 106 DNA region includes the following protein-coding sequences:
- a CDS encoding DUF4148 domain-containing protein; amino-acid sequence: MNTYRTLAAVTLALSAFAAQADSALPRDGDWNNYPLSAQSGSTLTREAVVAELVAARAAGTLPQDSEWYNVPAPLNVNGSALARTDARNDAMAAAKAGRTSSAE
- a CDS encoding ParA family protein translates to MPVVVVANPKGGVGKSTLSTNVAGYYASRGHPVVLGDIDPQKSGHLWLSLRPANVAAIGRWDTDADALAKPPKGATHAVLDTPAGLHGSALKDVLKIADKVIVPLQPSIFDIYATQAFLDKLREHRHAAGVQVGIVGMRIDERTRSAEQLHHFVEGLGLPVLGYVRDTQNYVHLAAQGLTVFDVGSTTRVARDLEQWQGICSWLDA
- a CDS encoding LysE family transporter gives rise to the protein MDLQTWLAFFAASCLIAVSPGSGAVLSMSHGLSFGVRKTSATILGLQLGLLLILLIAGAGVGSLLLASEVAFSVVKVGGACYLIWVGLSQWRAGDRSPIHGDEAAPAGPWTKRCLTGFLTNATNPKGIIFMVAVLPQFMTDTRPLWTQLLVMAVTTMAVDVVVMHGYAAGASALRRLMRSARAVRVQNRVFGGLLMAVGAGLFFVKRGGQHA
- a CDS encoding MaoC family dehydratase is translated as MKIFRSYTEVSACVGQEVAVTDWITITQEQVNLFAQATGDHQWIHVDPERAKAGPFGAPIAHGFLTLSLIPTFFEQGLTIEGARMGVNYGLNRVRFTAPVPVGSRLRARLVLQAAERIEPDGMQMTWLVTVEREGSDKPVCVAESLARNYGAAP